Proteins encoded within one genomic window of Formosa agariphila KMM 3901:
- a CDS encoding helix-turn-helix transcriptional regulator — MKLKPTYEKVTPSFGSSLVVRKHTQEAHKSKAFWHFHPELELVYVNKGQGKRHIGNHLSYFNNSQLILIGSNLPHNGFADRLTARGSETIVQFLPNFLGESFLKLPETERINMLFERAKKGVLFKPETKLIVGPKIESLNELQGFSRVLKLLEILNDLALSEHYSLLNVDGVAFETEPQDSAKVDVIFRYINNHFQQHISLEEIADQANMTVPAFCRFFKKATGKTFTKLVNEYRVVHATKLLQESEMSITDICFECGFNNFSHFNKFFNEITGTTASKYRSEMTRIIQ, encoded by the coding sequence ATGAAGTTAAAACCAACATACGAAAAAGTAACGCCAAGTTTTGGAAGCTCGTTGGTAGTTAGGAAACATACGCAGGAAGCGCATAAGAGTAAGGCCTTCTGGCATTTTCACCCTGAATTAGAGTTGGTGTATGTTAATAAAGGACAAGGGAAACGGCATATAGGAAATCATTTATCATACTTTAATAATAGTCAGCTTATATTAATAGGTTCTAATTTACCCCATAATGGTTTTGCCGATCGCCTTACGGCACGTGGATCTGAAACTATTGTACAGTTTTTACCAAATTTTTTAGGAGAGTCGTTTTTAAAGCTCCCAGAAACCGAACGTATTAATATGCTTTTCGAGCGCGCTAAAAAAGGAGTGCTCTTTAAACCGGAAACAAAATTAATTGTTGGACCTAAAATTGAATCTTTAAATGAGCTTCAAGGGTTTAGTCGTGTTTTAAAGTTATTAGAGATTTTAAACGACTTAGCGTTGTCTGAACATTACAGTTTATTAAATGTAGATGGTGTTGCTTTCGAAACCGAACCTCAAGATAGTGCCAAGGTCGATGTTATCTTTAGGTATATAAATAACCACTTCCAACAGCATATAAGTTTAGAAGAAATAGCAGACCAAGCGAATATGACTGTTCCTGCATTTTGCCGATTCTTTAAAAAGGCAACAGGTAAAACATTTACAAAACTTGTAAATGAATATCGTGTGGTGCATGCTACAAAACTTCTACAAGAGAGTGAAATGAGTATTACAGATATTTGTTTTGAATGTGGATTTAATAACTTTTCGCACTTTAATAAATTCTTTAATGAAATTACAGGAACTACAGCTTCTAAGTATAGAAGCGAAATGACTCGCATTATTCAATAG